A region of the Carya illinoinensis cultivar Pawnee chromosome 16, C.illinoinensisPawnee_v1, whole genome shotgun sequence genome:
TTACTTAATAGACACAATAGGACCTGCTGATCTTGGGCTTAAAGAGGAACAGTCAGATGATGATCGAGGACATGGAATTTTCGGACTTAGCCAGTTAAACAGGGTAGCACGATGGGCACAACCAATAACTTATCTGGATATATATGAATGCAATGATTTTACGGTATGCTCTAGCATTTTCTTAATCTTCTGGATGAAAAGTTGTTCAAGCTTGTAATTCCTTGTTCTCCCGTTAGAAGTTCCTAATACTGAGTTTTCCAATAACAAAACTTGAAGTATGGCTGTGTAGCATTTTaccattttttataatatattttttcattcattggAAAAAGAAGTTCTTTGAGGAATTTTGTTTGCAGATTGATTCTTAAGATCATCGGACAGCTGATTTTGGAACTGCCTGTTTGCATGCATTCACCTGGGGTTTATGTGTGGCCGCTGTGTGTGTTTGTAAGCCGCTGTTTCAAATATATTGAGTGTGATGTTTTTATTTCATCTGTAGATGTGTGTATTTTGCTTTCCTACTTCCGCAGTTATTCCACTACATGACCATCCCGGGATGACTGTTTTTAGCAAAGTTCTCTATGGCTCTTTGCATGTGAAAGCTTATGATTGGGTTGAGCCTGCCCAGATCCGGGAAAGCAAGGGACCAAGTTCCTTTCCAGGTCTGTGTTCTCAATTGTTTCAGCTTGTGAGGAAATACAGTTACCAAAAAGCAATTCTTGCTTGATTTTTATGGATATCCCATCTAGAAGTTGTTTTTATGAAGTCTCTATTCTACTTTGAGAAATTATCCGAAAAGGCTCCTTTGTGTAACGCCCTTTTACACAAAGGGTCTTTAATCTCAGAAGTCACTGCATAATTAACCACTTTTATGGTCATGTTGAAATGCTTGGGGAGCAGAATAAGCTCAGCATGTTATCTTACTTATCATTAACTGATTACTGATTTGATTGGTCATGTTGAAATGATTTGGGATCAGGATAAGCTCAATGTGttatcttacttatcaaaaaggaacaaaaatgcAAGCTCCTTGTGTAAAagcatttaatttcttttcaaataccATTTTCCAGCCAGATAAACCTGATGGACACATATGACACCAAAAGTAGACCTAGTATATTGTTGCTAAAGGTTAACTtgattttgttagttttttctctttttttccttttacctcCTAGAGCTGACGGTAGGAGGTATGCAATTCTTGGCATGGAATTTCCTGCTTGAGTAGCACAAGCACTGACAGAGACATTATCTTATTAGGAATTTTGTTAGAAACACTGAAGACGTGGTTTCGATTTTAGTAGTGTAGATATGATTGAAGAtttctcttgtttttattttatttttggatgcaTTCTACTCATAATGTCCCAGCACAAATTGTTGGCTCGTTGCGAAATTGATTTGTGCCAAGCAATAAATCAATCAACGGGAGAAATTTTATGCCATCAGTTTGAgctgtctttttttatttagatgatcctaTAGCAAATACCTGCCAGTTATATGACTGTTGCAGTCAAATAATGAACTTCTGATAACTGTACTGAACACCTCATGGTGAAATTTGGGCTTGACTCATCGACAATCCCTATTGCATGACCCTACTCATGGTGAAATGAGGGCTCGACCCATCTACAATCTCCCTCAATTGTTGTAATCACCAGCCCGTGGCCAATCTTTGGTCTGCATTTCAGATTTTGCATGGCAACCGTTTACTGATTCCACTCCTACAGCATGGCCTTTTCTTTTATCATGAATTAGCCAAATTTCATGAGATGGACATGTTCTTTTTACTTAGGACCAAAAAAGTTGTTACATGTGAACTTCTTGAAGGCAAGATATTCCTATTCCATGTCTTGATTTCCAGATGTTAAGGGTCAATAATTTGAAGTTTTGATGAAAACTTCTTTCATTTGCAGTTAGATTGGCAAAGTTGGCAGTTGATAAAGTTTTAGCAGCGCCATGTGATACAACTGTTCTGTACCCAATGAGTGGGGGTAATTTGCATTGTTTTACCGCACTCGCCCCTTGTGCTGTGCTTGACATCCTCTCACCTCCCTACAGAGAGGCAGCAGGCCGAAAATGTACTTACTACCATGACTACCCATACTCAACCTTCTGTAAGTAACTTCATGTAACTatcttattttttgtcttttgttcCTTTTGTTGTGCCCCTCTACAATATGCACATATAACTCAgaaattcatacttttttttcttcttattttattacatgaaaATGGCAACTAACTTGAGTGAGCTGTTAAACATATTACTGCAGCAGCAAGAAATGGAGCTGGTATAATTAATGGAAAAGAAGAGGACTATGCATGGCTTGCAGAGATAGAAACACCAGATGATCTCTATATGCGCCAGGGAAAATATGCTGGCCCAGCTATTCAGGCATAGCCCTTACCACATCCATTTGGTAGGAAGCCCAAGTTTCTCATTGCTTTCAGTTCGAGTTTTGGACTGCAGAAAATGTTATTGCCATGGTTACTGCCATAGTCTTACAAAAGAGGCACTAAAATGCTGATGAAGCGTGCTTTATAGATGATTCTCCCCTATATTTTCATGAAGAAATTTACTTGAGATGTAGAATTTTGTTCATAGAACCTTATCATGAATTGAATGAGTAATCTCTAAGCTAGTATGCCATTTTTGCAAGGGTTTTAGCTAATCAAGATGCTATGTTTATAGTTGGCAATTCTTTATCACttagttttatatattatgctctttatatatacatataaacagatgtaattattttagtccACCCTTATATCTGCTAACAAATCTGGGCTTGCCCCAAATCTTTCTCCCAGTTTTGAACCCCACCTATTAGAGCAGGTGTAGTTCCCTGTAAATTTACAACGGAGAGAGGAGTCACTGGGACCCACTAATTATAATTCCACGTCAATCTCAAAAggagatttataaataatttttagccTTTTAGGTGGGATCTGTGAGGAATTATCGTAAGCATACCTCACAAGGAGTATTATAACAAAGCTTTGTCCATGCTCTCTATCAataatctttcttcttcttacttatcaaaaaaaaataatctttcttcttcttgttctccctttttttttttttttttttttttttgtattttttttttttttgagtgaatTTCAAATAGTTGATGATGTGGTCTAGTAGGTAGAATCCCAAACCTATATGCCTTTAGATAGAACTTGAAAGTTAAATTTGACCCCATCCCACACGTCTCATGTTGCATATCCACCAGCGCAATTATGCTAGAACTGTGGGGGTGGTTTTGCCTCCAAAGGTtccaaaagactgaaacgctAGAAGGGAAGTTCAAATCCAAGGCATTGCCTTGGATGTTTGTGCTATGGAGGAATAGATGAGGATAAGGAGGGAACAAAGTgaaggaaatgaaatgaggtaACCATGGGAAGCTTTGACTAGTGTTCAGAAGGAGAAAAAATGCTGTGCATGTGGAAAAGTATTTGGAGGGCCTGGTTTTATATAGAGAAATGCTCGAAGTGCTGTGATTATTACTGTAAACAGGTAACAAATTCAAATCACAGTTATCTGATGGATTGGTCTGTAGGGAAGCGGCCAACTGACGGATGATCAAGTCAGttttaagtaaataatagcCAAGTTTCTTTACCATTCTTGGGTTTTTTGGTAACAAGGAAAGTGTGGTTAGTGTTGTGTGCAGAACTTGTTTGATAAATTTACGAATACCTGCGGATCATGAAGGTACATGGTTAATTTGAACATTTGATAATTTGATCAATTCGAGTACCCTGGTGAGTTTTGTTGGTGACTCAACAGCATGTGATTCCCAGGCGTGTTTTAAAGGACATTGTGATCAATCCCCCTTCTAGCCATATGACCAAAGAGTTCCATGTGTACATTGAAGTGCCAAAGTCTGATACTGCCATCCTACTTTAATTTTGCATGCGTGCACACGTGAAAATGGAGAGTATCCATTTAATGCAAGTTGTGAATTGTTTTGGTCATTTGTGCTTGTAGAAAGATTATATTGACAAGCGAAATGATACAAAATACCAATGGATAAGCGCCAAAATAGCCGAAGTTTTGCAATAAATGATACCCCATTTCAAGCGATGGAAGAAGCTGATCATCCTTATCCTACATAATTAGATAGCATTAGCATTACTCTCTCCATTCTTTCTTAATTTGAGCTTTGTTACGTAcaatcacttttgcgtactctttgTGCACTCTATTTTGGTATAGGATAATATTTGTGTACTTATTGCGCACTCTATTTTGGTATAGGACAATTTTTGTGTACTCATTGCACATttcattgatgtgattggtcaaagtaattattttatattaaaaaaaaagtgacgcagccaatcacattagtgaaatgcataaagaatatgtaaaagtgattgtaCATAAAGTTTATGTTTCTTATAAATGATATGGTGTTTTCTATTCTAAAGAATTTGATGCCAGTACTCTAGATTAATTGTAGTAATTCGAGATTCTGCTTGGCCACTAAGAATtttcagatgaaaattttaagttttaagataaaatattaaaatattatattttaatattattattgttttgagatttgaaaaagttaagaaaaaagttgaattatttattatattttgtattggaatttgggaaagttgtaatgatgagatgagaattttgactttgagataaaaatttcaaGTGGCCAAACACATAAGGTTTGG
Encoded here:
- the LOC122299532 gene encoding plant cysteine oxidase 3; translation: MFSKFQKASDKVTIFLQIKDSCSMFLRHLSMTKKTSKVQALYDLCSKTFTPSPTPLPSSQAVQRLSSLLDTIGPADLGLKEEQSDDDRGHGIFGLSQLNRVARWAQPITYLDIYECNDFTMCVFCFPTSAVIPLHDHPGMTVFSKVLYGSLHVKAYDWVEPAQIRESKGPSSFPVRLAKLAVDKVLAAPCDTTVLYPMSGGNLHCFTALAPCAVLDILSPPYREAAGRKCTYYHDYPYSTFSARNGAGIINGKEEDYAWLAEIETPDDLYMRQGKYAGPAIQA